A genomic region of Pseudomonas abietaniphila contains the following coding sequences:
- the tssF gene encoding type VI secretion system baseplate subunit TssF, with product MNPRLLELYNQELQHVRESAAEFAKEYPKIAGRLTLSGIDCADPYVERLLEGFAYLTARVQLKLDAEYPTFTHNLLEIAYPHYLAPTPSMTVVQMQIDPDEGSLSGGFTLPRDTALRATLGRDSQTPCEYRSAHPVTLWPLSVSQADYFGNPTTVLGRLAANEPKAKAGLRITLRGGAELPFNTMSLDNLPLYLNGADELPFCLYEQLLGNACAVFARQPGAEWVERLPNDALKSCGFDDREAAMPVIPQAFQGYRLLQEYFALPQRYLFIDFTQLGRAVQRCTGQELELIVLFDRFDKSLEGSVGPQQFVPFCTPAINLFPRRVDRIHLSDRVNEHHVIADRTRPMDFEIHSLTSVTGYGTGPEQTFLPFYAVRDPSRYGRNKAYYTLRREPRVLSSEQRRTGTRSTYVGSETFVSLVDSQQAPYRHDLRQLGVSALCTNRDLPLFMNTGSGKTDFTLADSAPVASIRCLAGPGRPRPSHAHDHKAWRLISQLSLNYLSLSEQGQGAAALRELLRLYGDSNDAALQLQIEGLRNVSSKPCTRRLPMPGPIVFGRGLEITLEFDENAFRGTGVFLLGAVFERFLARYVSINSFTETVIRTSERGEIMRWKAKPGRRPTL from the coding sequence ATGAATCCGCGCCTGCTGGAGCTGTACAACCAGGAGCTGCAACACGTTCGCGAAAGCGCAGCAGAGTTTGCCAAGGAATACCCGAAGATTGCTGGCCGCCTGACGCTGTCCGGGATTGACTGTGCCGATCCTTACGTCGAGCGGCTGCTGGAGGGTTTTGCTTATTTGACCGCCCGTGTCCAGCTCAAGCTCGATGCCGAGTATCCGACCTTCACTCACAACCTGCTGGAAATCGCCTACCCGCATTACCTGGCGCCCACTCCATCCATGACGGTCGTCCAGATGCAGATCGACCCGGATGAAGGCTCGCTGAGCGGCGGTTTCACGCTGCCGCGCGACACCGCACTGCGCGCGACATTGGGCCGTGATTCGCAAACCCCCTGTGAATATCGAAGCGCCCACCCAGTGACACTGTGGCCCCTGAGCGTCAGTCAGGCCGACTACTTCGGTAATCCCACAACCGTGCTGGGACGGCTCGCGGCCAACGAACCGAAAGCCAAAGCGGGTTTGCGCATCACCTTGCGCGGTGGCGCCGAACTGCCGTTCAACACGATGAGCCTGGATAATCTGCCGCTGTACCTCAATGGCGCGGACGAGCTTCCGTTTTGTCTGTACGAGCAGTTGCTCGGTAATGCCTGCGCGGTATTCGCACGCCAACCCGGCGCGGAGTGGGTCGAACGGCTCCCGAACGACGCGTTGAAATCCTGCGGATTCGATGACCGGGAAGCCGCGATGCCTGTAATTCCTCAGGCGTTCCAGGGTTACCGCTTGCTTCAGGAATATTTTGCTCTGCCCCAGCGCTACCTGTTCATCGACTTCACCCAGCTTGGCAGAGCCGTTCAGCGGTGTACCGGGCAAGAGCTGGAACTGATCGTGTTGTTCGACCGCTTCGACAAAAGCCTTGAAGGGAGCGTCGGACCCCAGCAGTTCGTGCCGTTCTGCACCCCGGCCATCAACTTGTTCCCGCGGCGGGTCGATCGGATTCACTTGTCCGATCGCGTCAATGAACACCACGTGATCGCTGACCGGACCCGCCCGATGGATTTCGAAATCCATTCGCTGACCAGCGTCACCGGTTACGGGACGGGCCCGGAGCAAACCTTCCTGCCGTTCTACGCCGTGCGCGACCCTTCGCGTTATGGCCGCAACAAAGCCTATTACACCCTGCGACGCGAGCCTCGCGTGTTGTCCAGCGAACAACGCCGCACCGGCACGCGCTCGACCTACGTCGGCAGCGAAACCTTCGTCAGCCTAGTGGACAGCCAGCAGGCGCCCTACCGTCATGACCTGCGCCAACTGGGGGTGAGCGCGTTGTGCACGAACCGCGATCTGCCGTTGTTCATGAACACGGGGAGTGGCAAGACCGATTTCACACTGGCGGACAGCGCGCCCGTCGCGTCGATTCGCTGCCTTGCCGGACCTGGCCGCCCTCGCCCCAGCCACGCCCACGACCACAAGGCCTGGCGTCTCATCAGCCAGTTGTCCCTGAACTACCTGTCACTCAGTGAACAAGGCCAAGGCGCCGCCGCGTTGCGCGAACTGCTTCGTCTTTATGGCGACAGCAACGATGCAGCGCTGCAATTGCAAATCGAAGGCCTGCGCAACGTCAGCAGCAAGCCTTGTACGCGTCGCCTGCCGATGCCGGGTCCCATCGTCTTCGGTCGTGGTCTTGAAATTACGCTGGAGTTCGACGAAAACGCCTTCCGAGGCACCGGCGTTTTTTTGCTGGGCGCAGTGTTCGAGCGTTTCCTGGCACGGTACGTCTCCATCAACAGCTTCACCGAAACCGTGATTCGTACCAGCGAGCGCGGCGAGATCATGCGATGGAAAGCCAAGCCCGGTCGGCGTCCGACCCTGTGA
- the tssI gene encoding type VI secretion system Vgr family protein produces MQFTQITRLAQVSSPLGPDVLILKNMSGGDELGRLFEYELQLTSKDGSIDLNQLLGKPVSLSLQLSAGSRYFHGVVSRCSQNVDTGQFASYQVTLRPWLWLLTRTSDCKIFQHLTIPQIIKQVFRDLGFSDFEDALTRPYREWEYCVQYRESSFDFVSRLMEQEGIYYFFRHEKDRHVLVMADAYGAHHPAPGYESVPFYPPDGQHRERDHISDWRLAQAVQPGSIELNDYDFQRPGARIDVRSAMPRPHTAGDYPLYDYPGTYVQSEDGEHYARTRIEAIQSQHERVELSGNARGLGSGHLFSMSGFSRQDQNREYLVVSTRYLIAQESLETGGASAGLQFESALGCIAAQQSFRPLPITPRPIVKGPQTAMVVGPSGEEIWTDQFGRVKAHFYWDRHDQSNENSSCWIRVSQAWAGKNWGSMQIPRIGQEVIVSFLEGDPDRPIITGRVYNAEQTVPYDLPANATQSGMKSRSSKGGTPANFNEIRMEDKKGAEQLYIHAERNQDIVVEVDESHSVGHDRNKSVGHNETVTIGLDRLRAVKHDDVLLVGSSKTDSISRSYLIEVGENLRLVCGKSVLELNASGQINLTGVQFNFNTEGSAEINTGGTLHLNIGGGPGATPDGQGDKGSIDAAVKSMFPTPKSAQ; encoded by the coding sequence ATGCAATTCACGCAAATCACCCGCCTGGCACAAGTCAGCAGCCCTCTGGGCCCGGACGTTCTGATCCTGAAAAACATGAGTGGCGGCGACGAGCTGGGGCGCCTGTTCGAATACGAATTGCAACTGACATCGAAGGACGGCTCAATCGATCTCAACCAACTGCTCGGCAAGCCCGTAAGCCTGTCACTACAACTGAGCGCCGGCAGCCGCTACTTCCACGGCGTGGTTTCACGCTGCAGCCAGAACGTCGACACCGGTCAGTTCGCAAGTTATCAGGTCACGTTGCGTCCTTGGCTGTGGCTGCTGACCCGAACCTCCGACTGCAAGATTTTTCAGCACCTGACCATCCCGCAGATCATCAAGCAGGTCTTCCGGGACCTCGGATTTTCTGACTTCGAAGACGCCCTCACCCGCCCCTATCGCGAGTGGGAATACTGCGTGCAGTACCGCGAAAGCAGCTTCGACTTCGTCAGCCGTTTGATGGAGCAGGAAGGCATCTACTACTTCTTCCGCCATGAGAAAGATCGCCATGTGCTGGTAATGGCCGACGCCTATGGCGCTCACCACCCAGCACCGGGTTATGAGTCGGTGCCGTTCTATCCACCCGATGGCCAGCATCGCGAGCGCGATCACATCAGTGACTGGCGACTCGCGCAGGCCGTGCAACCTGGTTCGATCGAGCTCAACGACTATGACTTTCAGCGGCCTGGCGCGCGCATCGACGTGCGCTCGGCGATGCCCCGCCCTCACACGGCAGGCGACTACCCGCTCTACGACTATCCCGGCACCTACGTGCAAAGCGAGGACGGCGAGCACTACGCTCGCACCCGCATCGAGGCGATTCAGAGTCAGCACGAGCGTGTCGAACTCAGCGGCAATGCGCGCGGCTTGGGTTCCGGTCACCTTTTCAGCATGAGCGGCTTCAGCCGGCAGGATCAGAACCGCGAATACCTGGTCGTCAGCACCCGCTACCTGATCGCTCAGGAAAGTCTTGAAACCGGCGGCGCCTCAGCCGGCCTGCAATTTGAAAGCGCGCTGGGTTGCATCGCTGCGCAACAAAGCTTTCGCCCGTTGCCGATCACACCGCGACCCATCGTCAAGGGCCCGCAGACCGCCATGGTCGTAGGCCCCAGCGGTGAAGAAATCTGGACCGACCAGTTTGGCCGGGTAAAGGCGCACTTCTACTGGGACCGTCATGACCAATCCAACGAAAACAGCTCGTGCTGGATTCGCGTGTCACAGGCCTGGGCAGGCAAAAACTGGGGCTCGATGCAAATCCCACGCATCGGGCAAGAAGTCATCGTCAGTTTTCTGGAAGGTGATCCGGACAGGCCGATCATTACCGGCCGGGTCTACAACGCCGAACAAACCGTCCCCTACGACTTGCCCGCCAATGCGACGCAAAGCGGCATGAAAAGCCGCTCGAGCAAAGGCGGTACCCCGGCGAACTTCAACGAAATCCGCATGGAAGACAAGAAAGGCGCCGAACAGCTGTACATCCACGCCGAGCGTAATCAGGACATCGTGGTGGAGGTGGATGAGAGCCATTCGGTGGGGCATGACCGGAATAAGAGCGTTGGGCATAACGAGACGGTAACGATTGGTCTGGATCGATTGCGCGCGGTCAAGCACGACGATGTGCTGCTGGTAGGTTCGAGTAAAACCGACAGTATCAGCCGCAGTTACCTGATTGAGGTCGGGGAGAACTTGCGTCTTGTCTGCGGCAAGAGCGTGCTGGAGCTCAACGCCAGCGGCCAGATCAATCTGACTGGCGTGCAATTCAACTTCAACACCGAAGGCAGCGCCGAAATCAACACCGGCGGCACGCTGCATCTGAACATCGGCGGTGGTCCCGGCGCTACGCCTGACGGTCAAGGCGACAAGGGCAGTATCGACGCGGCGGTGAAGTCCATGTTCCCGACACCCAAATCCGCCCAGTAA
- the tssC gene encoding type VI secretion system contractile sheath large subunit: MTELLRDNQPQTSLSEDANAFASLLLQEFKPKTERAREAVETAVRTLAEQALAQTDLVSNDAITSIESIIAAIDAKLTAQVNQVIHHPEFQQLESAWRGLHYLVNNTESDEQLKIRVLNIAKPELHKTLKKFKGTAWDQSPLFKKMYEEEYGQFGGEPYGCLVGDYYFDQSPQDVELLGELSKTCAAMHAPFIAAASPTVMGMGSWQELSNPRDLTKIFTTPEYAGWRSLRESEDSRYIGLTMPRFLARLPYGAKTDPVDAFAFEEDTDGADSAKYTWANAAYAMAVNINRSFKHYGWCSRIRGVESGGEVQNLPAHTFPTDDGGVDMKCPTEIAISDRREAELAKNGFMPLLHKKNTDFAAFIGAQSLQKPAEYDDPDATANANLAARLPYLFATCRFAHYLKCIVRDKIGSFKEKDEMQRWLQDWILNYVDGDPAHSTETTKAQHPLAAAEVVVEDVEGNPGYYNSKFFLRPHYQLEGLTVSLRLVSKLPSAKGA; encoded by the coding sequence ATGACCGAATTGCTGCGTGATAATCAGCCCCAAACCAGCCTCAGCGAAGACGCCAACGCGTTCGCCTCGCTGCTGCTGCAAGAATTCAAACCCAAGACCGAGCGTGCCCGTGAGGCGGTTGAAACCGCCGTTCGAACGCTCGCCGAACAGGCGCTGGCGCAGACCGATCTGGTGTCCAATGACGCCATCACTTCGATCGAGTCGATCATTGCCGCCATCGACGCCAAGCTCACTGCACAGGTGAACCAGGTGATCCATCACCCGGAGTTCCAGCAACTGGAAAGCGCCTGGCGAGGCCTGCACTACCTGGTCAACAACACTGAAAGCGATGAACAACTGAAGATTCGGGTGTTGAACATCGCCAAGCCGGAACTGCACAAAACCCTGAAGAAATTCAAAGGGACGGCGTGGGATCAGAGCCCACTCTTCAAGAAGATGTACGAAGAAGAGTATGGCCAGTTCGGCGGCGAACCTTATGGCTGTCTGGTCGGCGATTACTACTTCGACCAGTCGCCCCAAGACGTCGAACTTTTGGGTGAGCTGTCCAAGACCTGCGCAGCGATGCACGCCCCGTTCATTGCCGCCGCATCCCCTACCGTCATGGGCATGGGATCCTGGCAGGAACTGTCCAACCCCCGCGATCTGACCAAGATTTTCACCACCCCTGAATACGCAGGCTGGCGCTCTCTGCGTGAGTCCGAAGACTCCCGCTACATCGGCCTGACCATGCCGCGTTTCCTGGCGCGCCTGCCCTATGGCGCCAAGACCGACCCGGTGGACGCCTTCGCGTTCGAAGAGGACACCGATGGCGCCGACAGCGCCAAATACACCTGGGCCAACGCTGCGTATGCCATGGCGGTGAACATCAACCGCTCGTTCAAGCACTACGGCTGGTGCTCACGGATTCGCGGGGTTGAATCAGGCGGCGAGGTGCAGAACCTGCCAGCGCACACCTTCCCGACCGATGACGGCGGCGTGGACATGAAGTGCCCGACCGAGATCGCGATCTCCGATCGGCGCGAAGCAGAACTGGCGAAAAACGGCTTCATGCCGCTGCTGCACAAGAAGAACACTGACTTCGCCGCATTCATTGGCGCTCAGTCCTTGCAGAAACCCGCCGAATACGACGATCCGGACGCCACCGCCAACGCCAACCTGGCTGCGCGTCTGCCCTACCTGTTCGCCACCTGCCGTTTCGCTCATTACCTGAAGTGCATCGTGCGCGACAAGATCGGCTCTTTCAAAGAAAAGGACGAGATGCAGCGCTGGTTGCAGGACTGGATTCTGAACTACGTCGACGGCGACCCGGCTCACTCCACCGAAACCACCAAGGCCCAGCATCCATTGGCCGCAGCCGAGGTTGTAGTCGAGGACGTCGAAGGCAATCCGGGTTATTACAACTCGAAATTCTTCCTGCGCCCGCACTACCAGCTGGAGGGCCTGACCGTTTCGTTGCGTCTGGTTTCCAAGCTGCCGTCTGCCAAAGGCGCCTGA
- the tssG gene encoding type VI secretion system baseplate subunit TssG encodes MESQARSASDPVSTLTDMHNEPWEYDFFQALRRIECESPQLPRIGHSMRLADDPLRLGQQPDCAFAPSTLAALNPGDEGKPARLEQFFFGLGGPNGPLPLHLTEYVRERQRNHADSTSKRFLDVFHHRLLSLFYRAWAEARPTVSHDRPDDDYWSARLAAFSGRGMPSLLDHGVIPDTAKLHFSGHLSAQTRYPDGLKAILEDYFGLPVKIQEYVGQWLELPERSRVAVSANRLGIDFCLGSHVWDRQHKFRIRLGPLKLDEYMGMLPDGEPFKHLVAWVAEYLGHELDWDLNLILEQPQVPRLQLNGQFRLGFNTWLGQPAQDADDLILARHYADHTSTAEPSSSTSQHHFAGSTEHG; translated from the coding sequence ATGGAAAGCCAAGCCCGGTCGGCGTCCGACCCTGTGAGTACGCTCACTGACATGCACAACGAGCCTTGGGAATACGATTTTTTCCAGGCACTGCGCCGCATCGAATGTGAATCGCCGCAACTGCCACGAATCGGGCATTCGATGCGTCTGGCAGATGATCCATTGCGATTGGGGCAGCAGCCCGACTGCGCCTTTGCACCGTCGACACTGGCCGCGCTGAACCCTGGCGACGAGGGTAAACCGGCGCGGCTTGAGCAGTTTTTCTTCGGACTTGGCGGTCCGAACGGCCCGCTTCCGCTGCACTTGACCGAGTACGTGCGCGAGCGTCAGCGCAACCATGCAGACAGCACGAGCAAACGCTTTCTCGACGTTTTTCATCATCGCCTGCTCAGCCTGTTTTACCGCGCCTGGGCCGAGGCGCGCCCGACGGTCAGCCACGACCGACCCGACGACGATTACTGGTCGGCGCGACTCGCTGCGTTCAGCGGCCGCGGCATGCCGAGCCTGCTCGATCACGGTGTGATTCCCGACACGGCAAAGCTGCATTTCAGCGGCCATCTCTCGGCGCAAACCCGCTACCCCGATGGTCTCAAGGCGATTCTTGAAGACTACTTCGGCCTGCCAGTGAAGATCCAGGAATACGTCGGCCAATGGCTTGAGCTGCCGGAACGCAGCCGTGTGGCGGTCAGCGCAAATCGGTTGGGCATCGACTTCTGTCTGGGCAGTCATGTCTGGGACCGCCAACACAAATTCCGCATCCGCCTCGGCCCGCTCAAGCTCGATGAATACATGGGCATGTTGCCCGATGGCGAGCCGTTCAAACATCTGGTGGCGTGGGTCGCCGAGTATCTGGGCCACGAACTGGATTGGGACCTGAACCTGATTCTGGAGCAGCCCCAAGTCCCGAGACTGCAACTCAACGGCCAGTTTCGACTGGGTTTTAACACGTGGCTGGGGCAACCGGCGCAAGACGCCGACGATTTGATTCTGGCCCGGCACTACGCAGATCACACGAGCACGGCAGAGCCGTCGTCATCAACCTCTCAACACCACTTCGCAGGGAGCACAGAACATGGGTGA
- a CDS encoding Hcp family type VI secretion system effector: MAVDIFIKIGDIKGESMDKAHKDEIDVLNWSWGMTQSGNMHTGGGGGAGKVNARDLSFTKYIDKATPNLMTLCSSGKHIDKVTLTVRKAGGESQVEYLVIHLEEVIMTSYDTGGSGAEDRLTEKLTLNFAQVRVDYQPQKADGTKDGGLIRYGWNIRSNTTL, from the coding sequence ATGGCTGTTGATATCTTCATCAAGATCGGCGACATCAAGGGCGAGTCCATGGACAAGGCCCACAAGGATGAGATTGATGTGCTGAATTGGAGCTGGGGCATGACCCAGTCCGGGAACATGCACACAGGGGGTGGCGGCGGCGCAGGCAAGGTCAATGCTAGAGACCTGTCGTTCACCAAGTACATCGACAAGGCAACGCCCAATCTGATGACGCTTTGCTCCAGCGGCAAACACATCGACAAGGTCACTCTGACCGTGCGCAAGGCAGGCGGAGAGAGCCAGGTCGAATATCTGGTGATCCATCTGGAAGAAGTCATCATGACCAGCTACGACACCGGTGGCTCCGGTGCAGAGGACCGCCTGACCGAGAAATTGACGTTGAACTTTGCCCAGGTTCGCGTCGACTACCAACCCCAAAAAGCCGACGGCACCAAGGACGGCGGCCTGATCAGATACGGCTGGAATATCCGCAGCAACACCACGCTGTGA
- the tssH gene encoding type VI secretion system ATPase TssH: protein MGEISRAALFGKLNSVGYKAIEAATVFCKLRGNPYVELAHWFHQLLQLQDSDLHRIMRQFNVEPARLARDLTEALDRLPRGSTSITDLSSHVEEAVERGWVYGSLMFGESQVRTGYLLIGILKTPSLRHGLLALSSEFDKVKIEALSERFDEYVGDSPENALSASDGFNAGATPGEASGAIAPSAMGKQEALKRFTVDMTEQARSGKLDPIVGRDEEIRQMVDILMRRRQNNPILTGEAGVGKTAVVEGFALRIVAGDVPPALKDVELRSLDVGLLQAGASMKGEFEQRLRQVIEDVQASPKPIILFIDEAHTLVGAGGAAGTGDAANLLKPALARGTLRTVAATTWAEYKKHIEKDPALTRRFQVVQVGEPSEEKALLMMRGVASTMEKHHHVQILDEALEASVKLSHRYIPARQLPDKSVSLLDTACARVAVSLHAVPAEVDDSRRRIEALETELQIIAREHAIGIDTGARRDNSEALLNTERQRLIELESRWGEEKSLVDELLCTRAELRETAGVVDQETGSEHSHALREKLVDLQARLSGLQGENPLILPTVDYQAVASVVADWTGIPVGRMARNELETVLNLDQHLKKRIIGQDHALQMIAKRIQTSRAGLDNPSKPIGVFMLAGTSGVGKTETALALAEAMYGGEQNVITINMSEFQEAHTVSTLKGAPPGYVGYGEGGVLTEAVRRKPYSVVLLDEVEKAHPDVHEIFFQVFDKGVMEDGEGRVIDFKNTLILLTTNAGTELISHLCKDPQNVPDPEDIAKALRQPLLEIFPPALLGRLVTIPYYPLSDTMLKAITRLQLNRIKKRVESTHKVAFDYDDSVIDLIVSRCTETESGGRMIDALLTNTLLPDMSREFLTRMLEGKAMASVRIGVRDHQLDYRFSDVG from the coding sequence ATGGGTGAGATCAGTCGCGCAGCGCTGTTCGGCAAGTTAAACAGCGTCGGCTACAAGGCCATCGAAGCCGCAACCGTGTTCTGCAAGCTACGGGGCAATCCGTATGTGGAGCTTGCGCACTGGTTCCACCAGTTGCTGCAATTACAGGACTCGGACCTGCATCGCATCATGCGGCAGTTCAATGTCGAACCTGCCCGCCTGGCGCGCGACTTGACCGAAGCACTGGATCGCCTGCCACGCGGATCGACGTCGATCACCGATCTGTCTTCCCACGTTGAGGAAGCGGTTGAGCGAGGCTGGGTGTACGGCAGCCTGATGTTCGGTGAAAGCCAGGTGCGCACGGGCTATCTGCTGATCGGCATTCTGAAAACACCGAGTCTGCGCCATGGGTTACTGGCGCTGTCGTCTGAATTCGATAAGGTCAAAATCGAAGCCCTCAGCGAGCGATTCGACGAATACGTCGGCGACTCACCGGAAAACGCTCTGAGCGCCAGCGATGGTTTCAACGCGGGCGCAACTCCCGGCGAAGCGAGCGGCGCCATCGCACCCAGCGCCATGGGCAAACAGGAAGCTCTCAAACGCTTCACCGTGGACATGACCGAGCAGGCGCGCAGCGGCAAACTCGACCCCATCGTCGGGCGCGATGAAGAGATTCGGCAGATGGTCGACATCCTCATGCGCCGCCGCCAGAACAACCCGATTCTCACCGGGGAAGCCGGCGTCGGCAAAACGGCCGTCGTTGAAGGCTTCGCCCTGCGCATTGTCGCCGGGGACGTCCCGCCAGCGCTGAAAGACGTCGAGCTGCGCAGCCTCGATGTCGGCCTCCTGCAGGCCGGGGCAAGCATGAAGGGGGAGTTCGAACAGCGTCTGCGCCAAGTCATCGAGGATGTCCAAGCCTCCCCAAAACCGATCATTCTGTTCATCGACGAAGCCCATACCCTCGTCGGCGCGGGCGGTGCCGCGGGCACCGGCGATGCCGCAAACCTGCTGAAACCGGCGCTGGCTCGCGGCACCTTGCGCACCGTCGCCGCCACGACATGGGCTGAATACAAGAAACATATCGAGAAAGACCCGGCCCTGACCCGACGTTTCCAGGTCGTTCAAGTGGGTGAGCCTTCAGAAGAGAAAGCCTTGCTGATGATGCGCGGCGTGGCGTCGACGATGGAGAAGCACCATCACGTGCAGATCCTCGACGAAGCGCTGGAAGCGTCGGTCAAGCTGTCTCACCGCTACATTCCGGCGCGCCAGTTGCCCGACAAATCGGTCAGTCTGCTGGACACTGCCTGCGCTCGGGTTGCGGTCAGCCTGCATGCCGTACCCGCCGAAGTAGACGACAGTCGTCGGCGCATCGAAGCCCTGGAAACAGAATTGCAGATCATTGCGCGAGAGCATGCGATCGGGATCGATACCGGCGCTCGTCGGGACAACAGCGAAGCACTGCTTAACACTGAGCGACAACGTCTGATCGAGCTTGAAAGCCGTTGGGGCGAAGAAAAATCGCTGGTCGACGAGCTGCTCTGCACACGTGCCGAGTTGCGCGAAACCGCAGGCGTCGTTGATCAGGAAACGGGCAGTGAGCATAGCCACGCGTTGCGGGAAAAACTGGTCGACCTGCAGGCCCGACTCAGCGGTTTACAGGGCGAAAATCCACTGATTCTGCCAACCGTGGATTATCAGGCCGTAGCCTCGGTGGTAGCCGACTGGACCGGCATTCCCGTGGGTCGCATGGCACGCAATGAACTGGAAACCGTGCTCAACCTCGATCAGCACCTGAAGAAACGCATCATTGGTCAGGATCACGCGCTGCAGATGATCGCCAAGCGCATCCAGACCTCGCGGGCCGGGCTGGATAACCCCAGCAAACCCATCGGCGTGTTCATGCTGGCGGGCACTTCCGGCGTGGGCAAGACCGAGACCGCGCTGGCGCTGGCCGAGGCGATGTACGGCGGCGAGCAAAACGTCATCACCATCAACATGAGCGAGTTCCAGGAAGCCCATACCGTCTCGACACTCAAAGGCGCTCCGCCTGGCTACGTCGGGTACGGCGAAGGCGGCGTGCTCACCGAAGCGGTGAGGCGCAAACCTTACAGTGTCGTACTGCTGGACGAAGTGGAAAAGGCGCACCCTGACGTGCACGAAATCTTCTTCCAGGTTTTCGACAAAGGCGTGATGGAGGATGGCGAGGGTCGCGTCATCGACTTTAAGAACACGCTCATTCTGCTGACCACCAACGCAGGCACAGAGTTGATTTCGCACCTGTGCAAAGACCCGCAGAACGTGCCTGACCCGGAAGACATTGCCAAGGCCTTGCGCCAGCCCCTGCTTGAGATTTTCCCGCCCGCACTGCTCGGCCGTCTGGTGACCATTCCGTATTACCCGCTCAGCGACACGATGCTCAAGGCGATTACTCGCTTGCAGCTCAATCGCATCAAAAAACGCGTGGAAAGCACGCACAAAGTCGCCTTCGACTACGACGATTCGGTGATCGATCTAATCGTCTCGCGGTGCACCGAAACCGAAAGCGGCGGCCGGATGATCGACGCATTGCTGACCAACACCTTGTTGCCGGACATGAGCCGCGAATTCCTGACGCGCATGCTCGAAGGCAAGGCGATGGCGAGTGTGCGCATCGGTGTGCGGGATCACCAGCTGGATTATCGGTTCAGCGATGTCGGTTGA
- the tssE gene encoding type VI secretion system baseplate subunit TssE produces MNGLTSRDRLQPSLLDRLTDEEPGNLQESADKRVLSLNQLKASVLRDLTWLLNTTSLLNADATLHTPAGTSVINYGLPALAGNSASSIDVSILESLIHQAIATFEPRILRNTLRVRAQTLPDQMNHNALSFEIEGDLWAQPVALPLLLRTDLDLESGHVQVVPAEQRRRA; encoded by the coding sequence GTGAACGGCCTGACCTCTCGCGACCGTCTGCAACCCTCGTTGCTTGACCGTCTGACCGATGAAGAGCCTGGTAATCTTCAAGAAAGCGCCGACAAACGCGTGCTTTCCTTGAATCAGCTGAAGGCCTCGGTGTTGCGTGACCTCACCTGGCTGCTCAACACCACCTCGTTGCTGAATGCCGATGCCACGTTGCACACACCAGCCGGTACGTCGGTGATCAACTATGGCCTGCCTGCGCTGGCGGGAAACAGCGCCTCGAGTATCGATGTGAGCATTCTGGAAAGTCTGATTCATCAAGCCATCGCAACGTTTGAGCCACGTATTCTGAGGAATACCTTGCGGGTGCGGGCGCAAACCCTGCCAGACCAGATGAACCACAACGCTTTGAGTTTCGAGATCGAGGGCGATCTGTGGGCGCAGCCGGTGGCGTTGCCGTTGCTGCTGAGAACGGATCTGGATCTGGAATCCGGTCACGTGCAGGTCGTGCCTGCCGAACAGCGGAGGCGCGCATGA
- a CDS encoding type VI secretion system amidase effector protein Tae4, which translates to MAKPSFINLWNAYSRLLAEHPDGHPCDGPWANQCAIRMSIALNAEHTIKVNKSSYREPKCAHEHARGAESLANWLWKGSQLGRPAIYTNGVSDRDKILNKMGIIFFKDFYYHPTDAHGRPTGDHIDLWDRGITGTHNSDYFHRSNNVWFWELL; encoded by the coding sequence GTGGCGAAGCCTTCGTTTATTAATTTGTGGAATGCCTACTCCAGACTGCTGGCAGAGCATCCCGATGGCCATCCTTGTGATGGTCCGTGGGCCAACCAGTGTGCTATCCGCATGAGCATTGCGCTGAATGCCGAGCACACCATCAAAGTTAACAAATCAAGTTACCGCGAACCCAAATGCGCGCATGAGCACGCCAGGGGGGCAGAGTCCTTGGCGAATTGGTTGTGGAAAGGAAGTCAGCTCGGGCGTCCGGCGATTTACACGAATGGCGTGTCTGATCGCGACAAAATTCTGAACAAGATGGGGATCATTTTTTTCAAGGATTTCTATTACCACCCCACTGACGCACACGGCCGTCCAACCGGGGATCACATTGATCTGTGGGACCGCGGGATTACCGGCACCCATAACAGCGACTACTTCCATCGCTCCAATAACGTCTGGTTCTGGGAGCTCTTATGA